A genomic window from Chelonia mydas isolate rCheMyd1 chromosome 16, rCheMyd1.pri.v2, whole genome shotgun sequence includes:
- the POMT1 gene encoding protein O-mannosyl-transferase 1 isoform X1, translating into MLLVMHEAGGLNKPFCRMLEFLKQPVVVTAEINVNLVALTVMGLVNRLWALSYPRAVVFDEVYYGQFVSLYMKRIFFVDDSGPPFGHMLLAFGGYLGGFDGNFLWNRIGAEYSMNVPVWSLRLLPALTGALCVPLAYQILVELHFSHCAAFVAALLILFENSLITQSRLMLLESVLIFFILLAILSYLKFYNLQKCSPFTAGWWFWLLLTGVACSCAVGVKYMGLFTYMLLLAIAGVHSWHLIGDQTLSNVSVLCHLLARGLALVVIPVAMYLSFFYVHLTLLYRSGPHDQIMTSAFQASLEGGLARITQGQPLEVAYGSQITLRNVLGKPMPCWLHSHKNTYPIRYENGRGSSHQQQVTCYPFKDVNNWWIVKDPGMQQLVVSNPPRPVRHGHIVQLVHGITTRYLNTHDVAAPLSPHSQEVSCYVDYNISMPAQSLWRVEIVNRESDTDVWKTILSEVRFVHVNTSAVLKLSGASLPEWGYRQLEIIGEKLSKGYHQSMLWNVEEHRYGKSQEQKEREVELHSPTQADISKNLSFMARFTELQWKILTLKNEDTEHKYSSSPLDWITMDTNIAYWFHPISGAQIHLIGNVLTWASANVATLVYVCLFLWYLLRRRRKICDIPEDAWRLWVSAGGLCVGGWAVNYLPFFVMEKTLFLYHYLPALTFQILLIPVVLQHLTDHLCRSQLPKNAFSALMVAWFSSVYLVYRTFSPLTYGEPTLSAAELRALRWKESWDILIRKH; encoded by the exons ATGCTGCTGGTGATGCATGAAGCAGG AGGCTTGAACAAACCATTCTGCAGGATGTTGGAATTCCTGAAGCAGCCTGTTGTGGTCACTGCAGAGATCAATGTGAATCTGGTGGCTCTGACTGTGATGGGATTAGTAAACCGGCTCTGGGCGCTCTCCTACCCACGGGCTGTGGT ttttgatgaagttTACTATGGCCAGTTTGTGTCTCTGTACATGAAGCGGATCTTTTTTGTGGATGATAGTGGCCCGCCGTTTGGCCACATGCTGCTAGCTTTTGGAG GTTACTTAGGAGGCTTTGATGGAAACTTCTTGTGGAACAGAATTGGGGCTG AGTACAGTATGAACGTGCCAGTGTGGTCCTTGCGATTGCTGCCAGCGCTAACTGGTGCCCTGTGTGTGCCTTTAGCGTACCAGATTTTGGTAGAGCTGCACTTCTCCCATTGTGCCGCGTTTGTAGCTGCCCTCCTGATCCTCTTTG AGAACTCTCTGATCACTCAATCCAGGCTGATGCTCTTGGAATCAGTACTAATCTTTTTTATCCTGCTTGCAATTTTGTCCTACCTGAAGTTCTACAATTTACAGAAGTGCAG CCCCTTCACTGCAGGCTGGTGGTTTTGGCTTTTGCTGACTGGAGTTGCTTGTTCCTGTGCAGTTGG GGTGAAATACATGGGGCTTTTCACCTACATGCTGCTTTTGGCCATCGCTGGAGTCCACTCCTGGCACTTGATAGGAGACCAGACCTTGTCAAAT GTTTCTGTGTTGTGCCATTTGCTAGCGAGGGGACTAGCTCTAGTAGTCATCCCAGTAGCAATGTACCTGTCTTTCTTCTACGTTCACTTGACTTTGCTATACCGCTCAGGACCTCATGACCAGATTATGACCAGTGCTTTCCAGGCCAGTTTGGAG GGCGGGCTAGCTCGGATCACACAGGGCCAGCCCCTTGAGGTGGCCTATGGCTCCCAGATTACCCTGCGGAATGTATTAGGCAAACCCATGCCATGCTGGCTCCATTCTCACAAGAACACTTATCCCATCAG GTACGAGAATGGCCGAGGCAGCTCCCACCAGCAGCAGGTGACTTGTTACCCCTTCAAGGATGTCAATAACTGGTGGATCGTTAAGGATCCTGGGAT GCAGCAGCTGGTGGTGAGTAACCCACCACGTCCCGTCCGACATGGGCATATTGTGCAACTGGTCCACGGCATCACAACTCGTTACCTCAACAC ACATGATGTTGCTGCACCTCTGAGCCCACACTCCCAGGAAGTCTCCTGTTACGTTGATTACAACATCTCCATGCCAGCACAGAGCCTCTGGAGAGTG GAAATTGTAAATCGGGAATCGGACACAGATGTGTGGAAGACCATTTTATCTGAAGTAAGGTTTGTCCATGTGAATACCTCAGCAGTGCTGAAG CTCAGTGGTGCATCTCTACCTGAGTGGGGCTACCGGCAGCTGGAGATCATTGGGGAGAAGTTATCCAAAGGGTATCACCAGAGCATGCTGTGGAATGTGGAGGAGCACAGATATGGGAAAA GCCAAGAGCAAAAGGAGAGGGAAGTGGAGCTGCACTCACCCACGCAGGCTGACATCAGCAAAAACCTCAGTTTCATGGCCAGATTCACAGAACTGCAG TGGAAGATACTGACATTGAAAAATGAAGACACAGAACATAAGTATAGCTCCTCCCCCCTAGACTGGATCACTATGGATACAAACATCGCTTACTGGTTCCACCCTATCTCCGGT GCTCAGATCCACCTCATTGGGAATGTTCTCACCTGGGCTTCAGCTAATGTTGCAACTCTTGTATATGTGTGTCTGTTCCTGTGGTATTTGCTTCGACGACGGAGGAAGATTTGTGACATCCCTGAAG ATGCATGGAGGCTCTGGGTATCAGCTGGAGGACTCTGCGTGGGAGGCTGGGCTGTGAATTACCTTCCCTTTTTTGTGATGGAGAAGACACTTTTCCTGTACCACTAcctgcctgctctcactttccaAATTCTCCTGATTCCTGTTGTACTGCAGCATCTGACTGATCACCTCTGCAG aTCCCAACTCCCTAAGAACGCGTTCAGTGCCTTGATGGTAGCCTGGTTCTCTTCCGTTTACCTGGTCTATCGCACATTCAGCCCACTGACCTATGGGGAGCCTACCCTCTCAgcagctgagctcagggccctgcgCTGGAAGGAGAGCTGGGACATCTTGATCCGCAAACACTAG
- the POMT1 gene encoding protein O-mannosyl-transferase 1 isoform X3: protein MLEFLKQPVVVTAEINVNLVALTVMGLVNRLWALSYPRAVVFDEVYYGQFVSLYMKRIFFVDDSGPPFGHMLLAFGGYLGGFDGNFLWNRIGAEYSMNVPVWSLRLLPALTGALCVPLAYQILVELHFSHCAAFVAALLILFENSLITQSRLMLLESVLIFFILLAILSYLKFYNLQKCSPFTAGWWFWLLLTGVACSCAVGVKYMGLFTYMLLLAIAGVHSWHLIGDQTLSNVSVLCHLLARGLALVVIPVAMYLSFFYVHLTLLYRSGPHDQIMTSAFQASLEGGLARITQGQPLEVAYGSQITLRNVLGKPMPCWLHSHKNTYPIRYENGRGSSHQQQVTCYPFKDVNNWWIVKDPGMQQLVVSNPPRPVRHGHIVQLVHGITTRYLNTHDVAAPLSPHSQEVSCYVDYNISMPAQSLWRVEIVNRESDTDVWKTILSEVRFVHVNTSAVLKLSGASLPEWGYRQLEIIGEKLSKGYHQSMLWNVEEHRYGKSQEQKEREVELHSPTQADISKNLSFMARFTELQWKILTLKNEDTEHKYSSSPLDWITMDTNIAYWFHPISGAQIHLIGNVLTWASANVATLVYVCLFLWYLLRRRRKICDIPEDAWRLWVSAGGLCVGGWAVNYLPFFVMEKTLFLYHYLPALTFQILLIPVVLQHLTDHLCRSQLPKNAFSALMVAWFSSVYLVYRTFSPLTYGEPTLSAAELRALRWKESWDILIRKH, encoded by the exons ATGTTGGAATTCCTGAAGCAGCCTGTTGTGGTCACTGCAGAGATCAATGTGAATCTGGTGGCTCTGACTGTGATGGGATTAGTAAACCGGCTCTGGGCGCTCTCCTACCCACGGGCTGTGGT ttttgatgaagttTACTATGGCCAGTTTGTGTCTCTGTACATGAAGCGGATCTTTTTTGTGGATGATAGTGGCCCGCCGTTTGGCCACATGCTGCTAGCTTTTGGAG GTTACTTAGGAGGCTTTGATGGAAACTTCTTGTGGAACAGAATTGGGGCTG AGTACAGTATGAACGTGCCAGTGTGGTCCTTGCGATTGCTGCCAGCGCTAACTGGTGCCCTGTGTGTGCCTTTAGCGTACCAGATTTTGGTAGAGCTGCACTTCTCCCATTGTGCCGCGTTTGTAGCTGCCCTCCTGATCCTCTTTG AGAACTCTCTGATCACTCAATCCAGGCTGATGCTCTTGGAATCAGTACTAATCTTTTTTATCCTGCTTGCAATTTTGTCCTACCTGAAGTTCTACAATTTACAGAAGTGCAG CCCCTTCACTGCAGGCTGGTGGTTTTGGCTTTTGCTGACTGGAGTTGCTTGTTCCTGTGCAGTTGG GGTGAAATACATGGGGCTTTTCACCTACATGCTGCTTTTGGCCATCGCTGGAGTCCACTCCTGGCACTTGATAGGAGACCAGACCTTGTCAAAT GTTTCTGTGTTGTGCCATTTGCTAGCGAGGGGACTAGCTCTAGTAGTCATCCCAGTAGCAATGTACCTGTCTTTCTTCTACGTTCACTTGACTTTGCTATACCGCTCAGGACCTCATGACCAGATTATGACCAGTGCTTTCCAGGCCAGTTTGGAG GGCGGGCTAGCTCGGATCACACAGGGCCAGCCCCTTGAGGTGGCCTATGGCTCCCAGATTACCCTGCGGAATGTATTAGGCAAACCCATGCCATGCTGGCTCCATTCTCACAAGAACACTTATCCCATCAG GTACGAGAATGGCCGAGGCAGCTCCCACCAGCAGCAGGTGACTTGTTACCCCTTCAAGGATGTCAATAACTGGTGGATCGTTAAGGATCCTGGGAT GCAGCAGCTGGTGGTGAGTAACCCACCACGTCCCGTCCGACATGGGCATATTGTGCAACTGGTCCACGGCATCACAACTCGTTACCTCAACAC ACATGATGTTGCTGCACCTCTGAGCCCACACTCCCAGGAAGTCTCCTGTTACGTTGATTACAACATCTCCATGCCAGCACAGAGCCTCTGGAGAGTG GAAATTGTAAATCGGGAATCGGACACAGATGTGTGGAAGACCATTTTATCTGAAGTAAGGTTTGTCCATGTGAATACCTCAGCAGTGCTGAAG CTCAGTGGTGCATCTCTACCTGAGTGGGGCTACCGGCAGCTGGAGATCATTGGGGAGAAGTTATCCAAAGGGTATCACCAGAGCATGCTGTGGAATGTGGAGGAGCACAGATATGGGAAAA GCCAAGAGCAAAAGGAGAGGGAAGTGGAGCTGCACTCACCCACGCAGGCTGACATCAGCAAAAACCTCAGTTTCATGGCCAGATTCACAGAACTGCAG TGGAAGATACTGACATTGAAAAATGAAGACACAGAACATAAGTATAGCTCCTCCCCCCTAGACTGGATCACTATGGATACAAACATCGCTTACTGGTTCCACCCTATCTCCGGT GCTCAGATCCACCTCATTGGGAATGTTCTCACCTGGGCTTCAGCTAATGTTGCAACTCTTGTATATGTGTGTCTGTTCCTGTGGTATTTGCTTCGACGACGGAGGAAGATTTGTGACATCCCTGAAG ATGCATGGAGGCTCTGGGTATCAGCTGGAGGACTCTGCGTGGGAGGCTGGGCTGTGAATTACCTTCCCTTTTTTGTGATGGAGAAGACACTTTTCCTGTACCACTAcctgcctgctctcactttccaAATTCTCCTGATTCCTGTTGTACTGCAGCATCTGACTGATCACCTCTGCAG aTCCCAACTCCCTAAGAACGCGTTCAGTGCCTTGATGGTAGCCTGGTTCTCTTCCGTTTACCTGGTCTATCGCACATTCAGCCCACTGACCTATGGGGAGCCTACCCTCTCAgcagctgagctcagggccctgcgCTGGAAGGAGAGCTGGGACATCTTGATCCGCAAACACTAG
- the POMT1 gene encoding protein O-mannosyl-transferase 1 isoform X2 yields the protein MNVPVWSLRLLPALTGALCVPLAYQILVELHFSHCAAFVAALLILFENSLITQSRLMLLESVLIFFILLAILSYLKFYNLQKCSPFTAGWWFWLLLTGVACSCAVGVKYMGLFTYMLLLAIAGVHSWHLIGDQTLSNVSVLCHLLARGLALVVIPVAMYLSFFYVHLTLLYRSGPHDQIMTSAFQASLEGGLARITQGQPLEVAYGSQITLRNVLGKPMPCWLHSHKNTYPIRYENGRGSSHQQQVTCYPFKDVNNWWIVKDPGMQQLVVSNPPRPVRHGHIVQLVHGITTRYLNTHDVAAPLSPHSQEVSCYVDYNISMPAQSLWRVEIVNRESDTDVWKTILSEVRFVHVNTSAVLKLSGASLPEWGYRQLEIIGEKLSKGYHQSMLWNVEEHRYGKSQEQKEREVELHSPTQADISKNLSFMARFTELQWKILTLKNEDTEHKYSSSPLDWITMDTNIAYWFHPISGAQIHLIGNVLTWASANVATLVYVCLFLWYLLRRRRKICDIPEDAWRLWVSAGGLCVGGWAVNYLPFFVMEKTLFLYHYLPALTFQILLIPVVLQHLTDHLCRSQLPKNAFSALMVAWFSSVYLVYRTFSPLTYGEPTLSAAELRALRWKESWDILIRKH from the exons ATGAACGTGCCAGTGTGGTCCTTGCGATTGCTGCCAGCGCTAACTGGTGCCCTGTGTGTGCCTTTAGCGTACCAGATTTTGGTAGAGCTGCACTTCTCCCATTGTGCCGCGTTTGTAGCTGCCCTCCTGATCCTCTTTG AGAACTCTCTGATCACTCAATCCAGGCTGATGCTCTTGGAATCAGTACTAATCTTTTTTATCCTGCTTGCAATTTTGTCCTACCTGAAGTTCTACAATTTACAGAAGTGCAG CCCCTTCACTGCAGGCTGGTGGTTTTGGCTTTTGCTGACTGGAGTTGCTTGTTCCTGTGCAGTTGG GGTGAAATACATGGGGCTTTTCACCTACATGCTGCTTTTGGCCATCGCTGGAGTCCACTCCTGGCACTTGATAGGAGACCAGACCTTGTCAAAT GTTTCTGTGTTGTGCCATTTGCTAGCGAGGGGACTAGCTCTAGTAGTCATCCCAGTAGCAATGTACCTGTCTTTCTTCTACGTTCACTTGACTTTGCTATACCGCTCAGGACCTCATGACCAGATTATGACCAGTGCTTTCCAGGCCAGTTTGGAG GGCGGGCTAGCTCGGATCACACAGGGCCAGCCCCTTGAGGTGGCCTATGGCTCCCAGATTACCCTGCGGAATGTATTAGGCAAACCCATGCCATGCTGGCTCCATTCTCACAAGAACACTTATCCCATCAG GTACGAGAATGGCCGAGGCAGCTCCCACCAGCAGCAGGTGACTTGTTACCCCTTCAAGGATGTCAATAACTGGTGGATCGTTAAGGATCCTGGGAT GCAGCAGCTGGTGGTGAGTAACCCACCACGTCCCGTCCGACATGGGCATATTGTGCAACTGGTCCACGGCATCACAACTCGTTACCTCAACAC ACATGATGTTGCTGCACCTCTGAGCCCACACTCCCAGGAAGTCTCCTGTTACGTTGATTACAACATCTCCATGCCAGCACAGAGCCTCTGGAGAGTG GAAATTGTAAATCGGGAATCGGACACAGATGTGTGGAAGACCATTTTATCTGAAGTAAGGTTTGTCCATGTGAATACCTCAGCAGTGCTGAAG CTCAGTGGTGCATCTCTACCTGAGTGGGGCTACCGGCAGCTGGAGATCATTGGGGAGAAGTTATCCAAAGGGTATCACCAGAGCATGCTGTGGAATGTGGAGGAGCACAGATATGGGAAAA GCCAAGAGCAAAAGGAGAGGGAAGTGGAGCTGCACTCACCCACGCAGGCTGACATCAGCAAAAACCTCAGTTTCATGGCCAGATTCACAGAACTGCAG TGGAAGATACTGACATTGAAAAATGAAGACACAGAACATAAGTATAGCTCCTCCCCCCTAGACTGGATCACTATGGATACAAACATCGCTTACTGGTTCCACCCTATCTCCGGT GCTCAGATCCACCTCATTGGGAATGTTCTCACCTGGGCTTCAGCTAATGTTGCAACTCTTGTATATGTGTGTCTGTTCCTGTGGTATTTGCTTCGACGACGGAGGAAGATTTGTGACATCCCTGAAG ATGCATGGAGGCTCTGGGTATCAGCTGGAGGACTCTGCGTGGGAGGCTGGGCTGTGAATTACCTTCCCTTTTTTGTGATGGAGAAGACACTTTTCCTGTACCACTAcctgcctgctctcactttccaAATTCTCCTGATTCCTGTTGTACTGCAGCATCTGACTGATCACCTCTGCAG aTCCCAACTCCCTAAGAACGCGTTCAGTGCCTTGATGGTAGCCTGGTTCTCTTCCGTTTACCTGGTCTATCGCACATTCAGCCCACTGACCTATGGGGAGCCTACCCTCTCAgcagctgagctcagggccctgcgCTGGAAGGAGAGCTGGGACATCTTGATCCGCAAACACTAG
- the UCK1 gene encoding uridine-cytidine kinase 1 isoform X3: MSTVCEKIMELLGQNEVDHHQRKLIILSQDRFYKVLTAEQKAKALKGQYNFDHPGAFDNDLMHTTLKNIVEGKTVEVPTYDFVTHSRLAETTVVYPADVVLFEGILVFYNQDIRDMFHLRLFVDTDSDVRLSRRVLRDMKRGRDLEQILTQYTTFVKPAFEEFCLPTKKYADVIIPRGVDNMVAINLIVQHIQDILNGDICKWQRGAMNGHGRTYKRSFPEQAEGSTMLTASKRSHLESSSRPH; encoded by the exons TCCACAGTATGTGAGAAGATCATGGAGCTCCTGGGACAAAACGAGGTGGATCATCACCAACGAAAGCTCATCATTCTGAGCCAGGATAGGTTCTACAAGGTCCTCACTGCAGAGCAGAAAGCCAAGGCATTGAAGGGACAGTACAACTTTGATCACCCAG GTGCTTTTGATAATGATTTGATGCACACAACCCTGAAAAATATTGTGGAGGGAAAAACTGTAGAGGTGCCAACCTATGATTTTGTAACCCATTCCAG GTTGGCAGAGACAACGGTGGTCTATCCTGCAGACGTGGTTCTCTTTGAGGGGATCCTGGTATTCTATAACCAAGACATTCGGGACATGTTCCATCTCCGACTCTTCGTTGACACAGACTCTGATGTCCGGCTGTCCCGCAGAG TTCTTCGAGATATGAAGCGTGGGAGGGACCTAGAGCAGATCCTGACTCAGTACACAACCTTCGTCAAACCTGCCTTTGAGGAGTTCTGCTTGCCG ACAAAGAAGTATGCTGATGTGATTATTCCTCGTGGAGTCGACAATATGG TTGCTATAAACCTCATTGTGCAGCACATCCAGGACATTTTGAATGGAGACATCTGCAAGTGGCAGCGAGGGGCTATGAATGGGCATGGTCGGACATACAAGCGATCGTTCCCTGAGCAAGCAGAGGGCAGCACCATGCTGACAGCTAGCAAACGATCTCATCTGGAGTCCAGCAGCCGTCCCCACTAA
- the UCK1 gene encoding uridine-cytidine kinase 1 isoform X2: MIKSTVCEKIMELLGQNEVDHHQRKLIILSQDRFYKVLTAEQKAKALKGQYNFDHPGAFDNDLMHTTLKNIVEGKTVEVPTYDFVTHSRLAETTVVYPADVVLFEGILVFYNQDIRDMFHLRLFVDTDSDVRLSRRVLRDMKRGRDLEQILTQYTTFVKPAFEEFCLPTKKYADVIIPRGVDNMVAINLIVQHIQDILNGDICKWQRGAMNGHGRTYKRSFPEQAEGSTMLTASKRSHLESSSRPH; encoded by the exons ATGATAAAA TCCACAGTATGTGAGAAGATCATGGAGCTCCTGGGACAAAACGAGGTGGATCATCACCAACGAAAGCTCATCATTCTGAGCCAGGATAGGTTCTACAAGGTCCTCACTGCAGAGCAGAAAGCCAAGGCATTGAAGGGACAGTACAACTTTGATCACCCAG GTGCTTTTGATAATGATTTGATGCACACAACCCTGAAAAATATTGTGGAGGGAAAAACTGTAGAGGTGCCAACCTATGATTTTGTAACCCATTCCAG GTTGGCAGAGACAACGGTGGTCTATCCTGCAGACGTGGTTCTCTTTGAGGGGATCCTGGTATTCTATAACCAAGACATTCGGGACATGTTCCATCTCCGACTCTTCGTTGACACAGACTCTGATGTCCGGCTGTCCCGCAGAG TTCTTCGAGATATGAAGCGTGGGAGGGACCTAGAGCAGATCCTGACTCAGTACACAACCTTCGTCAAACCTGCCTTTGAGGAGTTCTGCTTGCCG ACAAAGAAGTATGCTGATGTGATTATTCCTCGTGGAGTCGACAATATGG TTGCTATAAACCTCATTGTGCAGCACATCCAGGACATTTTGAATGGAGACATCTGCAAGTGGCAGCGAGGGGCTATGAATGGGCATGGTCGGACATACAAGCGATCGTTCCCTGAGCAAGCAGAGGGCAGCACCATGCTGACAGCTAGCAAACGATCTCATCTGGAGTCCAGCAGCCGTCCCCACTAA